A genomic region of Methanothermobacter sp. CaT2 contains the following coding sequences:
- a CDS encoding metal-dependent hydrolase, whose product MKIQWFGHSAFEITSDDTKILIDPFISNNPVCSTAVEEFDPDVICVTHGHADHLGDAMEIADRSGAILIANHELSVFFGRQGLESNGMNIGGTVSIDGITIRMVDAKHSSDIDFTEEVTSGGSACGYIIETPEGKVYHAGDTGLFGDMRDVIGAIYRPEIALLPIGDRYTMGPEDASIAVEWIKPERVFPMHYNTFPVIEQDPEIFAEMVGKTSPDTEVVVLEVGGVYED is encoded by the coding sequence GTGAAAATTCAGTGGTTTGGACACTCGGCATTTGAGATAACATCGGATGATACAAAAATACTCATAGACCCGTTCATAAGCAACAACCCTGTCTGCAGCACTGCGGTGGAGGAATTTGACCCCGATGTCATCTGTGTAACCCATGGCCACGCGGATCACCTGGGCGATGCCATGGAAATAGCCGACAGGTCCGGGGCCATCTTAATAGCAAACCATGAGCTCTCGGTTTTCTTCGGAAGGCAGGGGCTTGAAAGTAACGGTATGAACATCGGCGGAACTGTTTCTATTGATGGAATCACCATAAGGATGGTGGATGCCAAACACTCATCAGATATAGACTTCACAGAGGAGGTCACATCAGGGGGAAGCGCCTGCGGTTACATCATTGAAACCCCTGAGGGGAAAGTGTACCATGCAGGTGATACAGGACTGTTCGGGGATATGAGGGATGTTATAGGTGCCATTTACCGGCCCGAAATTGCACTTCTACCCATAGGGGACCGCTACACAATGGGGCCAGAGGACGCATCCATCGCCGTGGAATGGATAAAACCAGAAAGAGTGTTTCCCATGCACTACAACACATTTCCAGTAATTGAACAGGACCCGGAGATCTTTGCTGAAATGGTAGGGAAAACCTCCCCTGACACAGAGGTCGTTGTCCTTGAGGTTGGGGGAGTCTATGAAGATTAA
- a CDS encoding Era-like GTP-binding protein, which yields MANFFTNFLDKLLGRNKKLKIGLYGHPNSGKTTLANRMCEDWLGKPLGLTSEIPHETRTVYKQERITIERDGAELDFDIIDTPGIATKVDYKNFLEFGLSEQEAKERAKEATKGIIEAIKWLDDVTGVLLVMDSSQDPLTQANITIIGNLEARKIPFLIVANKIDLPESSPERIISVFPQHTVVPISALHGENTEDLYMQMVKKFR from the coding sequence ATGGCAAATTTTTTCACCAATTTCCTTGATAAACTGCTTGGAAGGAACAAGAAACTGAAGATAGGACTCTACGGTCACCCAAATTCCGGCAAAACAACCCTTGCAAACAGGATGTGTGAGGACTGGCTTGGAAAACCCCTTGGGCTGACCTCAGAGATACCACACGAGACAAGAACGGTGTACAAGCAGGAGAGAATCACCATAGAGAGGGATGGGGCTGAACTTGACTTTGACATCATTGACACGCCTGGAATAGCAACAAAGGTTGACTACAAGAACTTCCTTGAATTTGGGCTGTCAGAGCAGGAGGCCAAGGAAAGGGCCAAGGAAGCCACCAAGGGGATAATTGAGGCAATAAAATGGCTCGATGATGTTACCGGCGTACTCCTTGTCATGGATTCATCACAGGACCCTCTGACACAGGCGAATATAACAATAATAGGGAACCTTGAGGCGAGGAAGATACCCTTCCTCATAGTTGCAAACAAGATAGACCTTCCAGAGTCATCTCCGGAGAGGATCATATCGGTTTTCCCCCAGCATACGGTTGTCCCTATCTCAGCACTGCACGGTGAAAACACAGAGGACCTTTACATGCAGATGGTTAAAAAATTCAGGTGA
- a CDS encoding DUF2073 domain-containing protein, translating into MDGLKMDFLSSEALEDKSSMEKISMIIDRVKDGDILVLEGSLSPSEEAELIETTMREIDIENFVGIDIYTLEKDEKAFLGLSKRRTVGLTIIGPANVMRTVKRKSNFLSMIAEIGDSGASVH; encoded by the coding sequence ATGGATGGCTTGAAAATGGATTTTCTTTCATCAGAGGCTCTTGAGGATAAAAGCAGCATGGAAAAGATCTCAATGATCATAGACCGTGTAAAGGATGGGGACATACTGGTTCTGGAGGGAAGTCTTTCACCCTCAGAGGAGGCTGAACTCATAGAGACCACCATGAGGGAGATCGACATTGAAAACTTTGTGGGAATAGACATATACACACTTGAAAAGGATGAGAAGGCATTTCTGGGACTCTCAAAGAGAAGGACAGTTGGACTCACCATAATAGGACCTGCCAATGTCATGCGAACAGTTAAGAGGAAGTCAAACTTCCTCTCAATGATTGCAGAGATCGGTGATTCAGGTGCATCAGTGCATTAA
- a CDS encoding Zn-ribbon domain-containing protein: protein MHQCIKCGEKFRSSEELKNGCPKCGSRYFRYVADRRDPEPVGDPIETIMVRKNGIYEVNLTSLLEDDSIIVSDEEGKYFIDLNFLLKKNLKRRVK, encoded by the coding sequence GTGCATCAGTGCATTAAGTGCGGGGAGAAGTTCAGGTCTTCAGAGGAACTAAAGAATGGATGTCCAAAATGTGGAAGCAGGTACTTCAGGTATGTGGCCGACAGGAGGGACCCTGAACCGGTTGGGGACCCCATTGAGACCATAATGGTCAGGAAGAACGGTATATATGAAGTTAACCTAACATCCCTACTTGAGGATGACTCCATAATCGTCTCTGATGAGGAGGGCAAATACTTCATTGACCTGAACTTCCTGCTCAAGAAGAACCTTAAGAGAAGGGTTAAATAA
- the rqcH gene encoding ribosome rescue protein RqcH, protein MKTMSNVDVFAVTRELNDILTGARVDKAYQPLRDTVIIRFHVPGEGRVDVVMQAGVRIHRTEYPPENPKIPPSFPMLLRKHLRGGIVREVRQHSFDRIVEIEIEKEQKYTLVVELFSKGNIILLNQEDEIILPLKRKTWSDRRIASRERYEYPPSRGIHPLRYEMGELEEMLKNSDTDLIRTLARKGFGGLYAEEIILRSGLDKKRAASTLSRDEIEKIDSAINELFKPLRDLKFRPHIIKNGEGDVVPIELMVYRDREREYFETFNEAADEFFSSIFREELRKVHEAEWEREVEKFRKRLRIQRETLQKFQDTIDTSTRKGDLLYAHYAAVEDVLRTIRDAREKYSWKEIRKIIADARSKGMVEAQMIQEIDGMGNMTLLIDGERIRIDPKLGVPENAEVYYEKAKKAKRKIKGVLQAIEKTEREIERVEKRRDDALRNIMVPQKRVKRKLRWFEKFRWFISSDDFLVIGGRDAGTNEMVVKRHMEPRDIYLHSDIHGAPSVVIKSEGQEVPETTIQEAAVFAASFSSAWTRGFTSLDVYWVHPEQVSKTPRSGEFVARGAFIIRGSRNYMRGVPLKVAVGVVDHDGERVMCGPPSAVKKRTDNFVVVKPGYTKKEALAKAIKAKVDPENLFQLEDFVRVLPPGKGDIVTGD, encoded by the coding sequence ATGAAGACAATGTCAAACGTTGATGTTTTTGCAGTTACCAGGGAACTCAATGATATTCTAACAGGTGCCAGGGTGGATAAGGCCTATCAACCCCTCAGGGACACTGTGATAATCAGATTCCATGTGCCGGGCGAGGGGAGGGTGGATGTGGTTATGCAGGCAGGTGTCAGGATACACAGAACAGAGTATCCCCCTGAAAATCCAAAGATCCCACCATCATTCCCAATGCTCCTCCGAAAGCACCTCAGGGGTGGAATCGTGAGGGAGGTCCGGCAGCACAGCTTTGACAGGATAGTGGAGATAGAAATCGAGAAGGAGCAGAAATACACCCTCGTGGTGGAACTATTCTCAAAGGGGAACATAATACTCCTGAACCAGGAGGATGAGATAATACTGCCCCTTAAACGAAAAACCTGGAGTGACCGCCGAATAGCGTCCCGTGAAAGATATGAGTACCCCCCATCAAGGGGCATCCACCCCCTCAGATATGAGATGGGTGAACTTGAAGAGATGCTGAAAAACTCAGACACCGACCTCATAAGGACCCTTGCAAGAAAGGGGTTTGGGGGCCTCTATGCAGAGGAGATCATTTTGAGGTCCGGTCTCGACAAGAAAAGAGCAGCCAGCACCCTGAGCAGAGATGAGATAGAAAAAATTGACTCTGCAATAAATGAACTCTTCAAGCCGCTGAGGGATCTCAAATTCAGACCCCACATCATAAAGAACGGTGAGGGTGACGTGGTCCCCATTGAACTCATGGTGTACCGTGATAGGGAGAGGGAGTACTTTGAAACCTTCAACGAGGCTGCAGACGAGTTCTTCAGTTCAATATTCAGGGAGGAACTCAGGAAGGTCCATGAGGCTGAGTGGGAGAGAGAGGTTGAGAAATTCAGGAAAAGACTCAGGATACAGAGGGAGACCCTCCAGAAATTCCAGGACACAATAGATACCTCAACAAGAAAGGGTGACCTCCTATATGCACACTACGCAGCCGTTGAGGATGTGCTTAGAACAATAAGGGATGCCCGTGAAAAATACTCCTGGAAGGAAATACGGAAGATAATAGCTGATGCCCGCAGTAAGGGAATGGTGGAGGCCCAGATGATCCAGGAGATCGATGGGATGGGAAACATGACACTTCTTATTGACGGTGAAAGGATAAGGATTGACCCGAAGCTGGGGGTTCCAGAGAACGCAGAGGTCTACTATGAAAAGGCCAAGAAAGCCAAAAGAAAAATAAAGGGTGTGCTTCAGGCAATCGAGAAAACAGAGAGAGAAATTGAGAGGGTTGAGAAGAGAAGGGACGATGCCCTCAGAAACATCATGGTTCCTCAGAAAAGGGTTAAGAGGAAACTCCGCTGGTTTGAAAAATTCCGCTGGTTCATCTCATCAGACGACTTCCTTGTGATTGGTGGAAGGGACGCCGGCACCAATGAGATGGTGGTGAAGAGGCACATGGAGCCAAGGGACATATACCTACACTCAGATATCCATGGAGCCCCATCGGTGGTTATAAAAAGTGAGGGCCAGGAGGTCCCCGAAACAACCATTCAGGAAGCCGCGGTTTTTGCAGCGTCATTTTCAAGTGCCTGGACGCGGGGGTTCACTTCCCTGGATGTCTACTGGGTCCATCCAGAACAGGTTTCGAAGACTCCCAGGTCCGGTGAATTCGTTGCCAGGGGGGCCTTCATCATACGGGGTTCCAGGAATTACATGAGGGGTGTTCCCCTCAAGGTGGCTGTTGGTGTGGTGGACCACGATGGGGAGAGGGTGATGTGTGGCCCCCCATCAGCGGTGAAAAAAAGGACAGATAATTTTGTCGTGGTAAAACCGGGTTATACCAAGAAAGAGGCTCTTGCAAAGGCCATAAAGGCAAAAGTTGATCCTGAGAATCTATTCCAGCTTGAGGACTTTGTAAGGGTCCTTCCACCTGGGAAGGGTGACATTGTTACAGGAGATTAG
- a CDS encoding DUF5379 family protein, producing MDTDAKMTALHVPAGIVAAVVSFYLSNGSIAVLGKNQALGTFAGLVILLIVGNIAERLFGKEEVGGFKGWLWSGIVPFLFIWFVVWAILITSTTITP from the coding sequence ATGGATACTGATGCTAAAATGACTGCCCTTCATGTTCCTGCAGGTATAGTGGCTGCAGTGGTGTCATTTTACCTTTCAAATGGTTCAATAGCAGTTCTTGGAAAAAATCAGGCGCTCGGCACCTTTGCGGGCCTTGTAATTCTGTTGATTGTTGGGAATATTGCAGAAAGGTTATTCGGTAAGGAAGAGGTTGGGGGATTCAAGGGGTGGCTCTGGAGTGGTATAGTGCCATTTCTCTTCATCTGGTTCGTTGTATGGGCAATCCTGATAACCTCAACCACAATAACCCCATAG